One stretch of Kogia breviceps isolate mKogBre1 chromosome 20, mKogBre1 haplotype 1, whole genome shotgun sequence DNA includes these proteins:
- the DDHD2 gene encoding phospholipase DDHD2 isoform X2 encodes MSSVESHEEQLSQSDPSPSPNSCSSFELIDMDAGSLYEPVSPHWFYCKIIDSKETWIPFNSQDSQQLEEAYGSGKDCDRRVVPTDGGRYDVHLGERMRYAVYWDEPASEVRRCTWFYKGDKDNKYVPYSESFSQVLEETYMLAVTLDEWKKKLESPNREVIILHNPKPLAGSDEWGSTPTEQGRPRTVKRGVENISVDIHCGEPLQIDHLVFVVHGIGPACDLRFRSIVQCVNDFRSVSLNLLQTHFKKAQENQQIGRVEFLPVNWHSPLHSTGVDVDLQRITLPSINRLRHFTNDTVLDVFFYNSPTYCQTIVDTVASEMNRLYVLFLQRNPNFKGGVSIAGHSLGSLILFDILTNQKDSLGDVDSKKDLPSIFMDQGDIPTLEEDLKKLQLSEFFSIFEKEKVDKEALVLCTDKDLQEMGIPLGPRKKILNYLRTRKNSMGINRPTPQSPAGANMSNIPRESEFCSSTNSTGNDEHLDVGIGQVPVKYPRLIYKPEIFFAFGSPIGMFLTVRGLKRIDPNYKFPTCKGFFNIYHPFDPVAYRIEPMVVPGVEFEPMLIPHHKGRKRMHLELREGLTRMSMDLKNNLLGSLRMAWKSFTRAPYPALQASETAEETEAEPESSSEKPSDVSTEENLVAVKQEAPPIHVGMLNGGQRIDYVLQEKPIESFNEYLFALQSHLCYWESEDTVLLVLKEIYQTQGIFLDQPLQ; translated from the exons ATGTCATCAGTGGAATCACACGAGGAACAATTGTCCCAGTCAGATCCATCCCCGTCACCAAACTCATGTAGTTCCTTTGAGCTAATAGACATGGATGCTGGCAGTTTGTACGAACCCGTTTCTCCTCATTGGTTTTATTGTAAGATAATAGATTCTAAGGAGACATGGATTCCTTTCAACTCTCAGGATTCACAGCAGCTGGAAGAGGCATACGGCTCTG GAAAAGACTGTGATAGGAGAGTTGTGCCCACTGATGGGGGCAGATACGATGTTCATTTGGGGGAGAGGATGCGGTACGCCGTATACTGGGATGAGCCAGCATCGGAAGTGAGGCGCTGTACCTGGTTTTACAAGGGAGACAAAGATAATAAGTATGTTCCGTACTCGGAGAGCTTCAGCCAAGTGTTAGAG gaaacttACATGCTTGCTGTAACTctggatgaatggaaaaagaaactgGAGTCTCCCAACAGAGAAGTTATTATATTGCACAATCCAAAG CCACTCGCAGGGTCTGATGAATGGGGTTCAACACCCACTGAGCAGGGCCGACCTCGAACAGTGAAGAGAGGGGTTGAGAACATCTCTGTTGACATTCATTGTG GGGAACCTTTACAGATAGATCACTTGGTTTTTGTAGTCCATGGGATCGGACCAGCCTGTGATCTCCGCTTTCGAAGCATCGTACAGTGTG ttaATGATTTTCGCAGTGTTTCTTTGAACCTGCTGCAGACGCATTTTAAGAAAGCCCAAGAAAATCAGCAGATCGGGAGGGTAGAATTTCTCCCAGTCAACTGGCACAGTCCTTTGCATTCCACTGGTGTGGATGT AGATCTGCAGCGGATAACTCTGCCCAGCATTAACCGCCTAAGGCACTTCACCAATGACACGGTTCTGGATGTCTTCTTCTACAACAGCCCCACCTACTGTCAGACTATTGTGGACACAGTTGCTTCTGAAATGAACCGGTTATATGTACTTTTTCTGCAGAGGAACCCGAATTTCAAAGGGGGCGTATCCATCGCTGGTCATAGTTTAG GTTCACTTATATTGTTCGATATCCTAACAAATCAGAAAGATTCTTTGGGGGATGTTGACAGTAAAAAG gaTTTGCCAAGTATTTTCATGGATCAAGGAGACATACCAACACTGGAGGAAGATTTGAAGAAACTTCAGCTCTCTGAATTCTTTAGTATCTTTGAGAAGGAGAAAGTAGATAAGGAAGCTCtg GTTTTATGTACAGACAAAGATCTTCAGGAAATGGGAATTCCCTTAGGACCAAGAAAGAAGATACTAAACTACTTAAGGACCAGAAAAAATTCAATG ggTATTAATAGACCAACCCCGCAATCACCTGCAGGGGCGAATATGTCGAACATCCCCAGAGAATCGGAGTTCTGCAGTAGTACGAATAGTACTGGAAACGATGAGCATCTGGATGTGGGCATTGGGCAG GTGCCTGTAAAATACCCCCGGCTCATCTATAAACCAGAAATATTCTTTGCCTTTGGATCTCCCATTGGAATGTTCCTTACTGTCCGAGGCCTAAAAAGAATTGACCCCAACTACAAATTTCCAACATGCAaaggtttcttcaatatttaTCACCCT TTTGATCCTGTGGCCTATAGGATTGAACCAATGGTGGTCCCAGGAGTAGAATTTGAGCCAATGCTGATCCCGCATCATAAAGGCAGGAAGCGGATGCACTTAG AACTGAGAGAGGGCTTGACCAGGATGAGCATGGACCTTAAGAACAACTTGCTAGGTTCGCTGCGGATGGCCTGGAAGTCTTTTACCAGAGCTCCATACCCTGCCTTACAAGCTTCAGAAACtgcagaagaaactgaagcagaaCCTGAATCAAGTTCAGAGAAGCCTAGTG ATGTCAGCACAGAAGAGAACCTTGTGGCGGTTAAACAAGAAGCGCCCCCCATCCATGTGGGAATGCTGAATGGAGGCCAGCGCATCGACTATGTGCTACAGGAGAAGCCCATTGAAAGTTTTAATGAGTATTTATTTGCTTTACAAAGTCATCTATGCTACTG ggAGTCTGAAGATACAGTATTGCTGGTCCTCAAAGAAATCTACCAAACCCAGGGTATCTTCCTTGATCAGCCTTTACAGTAA
- the DDHD2 gene encoding phospholipase DDHD2 isoform X1, whose product MSSVESHEEQLSQSDPSPSPNSCSSFELIDMDAGSLYEPVSPHWFYCKIIDSKETWIPFNSQDSQQLEEAYGSGKDCDRRVVPTDGGRYDVHLGERMRYAVYWDEPASEVRRCTWFYKGDKDNKYVPYSESFSQVLEETYMLAVTLDEWKKKLESPNREVIILHNPKLMVHYQPLAGSDEWGSTPTEQGRPRTVKRGVENISVDIHCGEPLQIDHLVFVVHGIGPACDLRFRSIVQCVNDFRSVSLNLLQTHFKKAQENQQIGRVEFLPVNWHSPLHSTGVDVDLQRITLPSINRLRHFTNDTVLDVFFYNSPTYCQTIVDTVASEMNRLYVLFLQRNPNFKGGVSIAGHSLGSLILFDILTNQKDSLGDVDSKKDLPSIFMDQGDIPTLEEDLKKLQLSEFFSIFEKEKVDKEALVLCTDKDLQEMGIPLGPRKKILNYLRTRKNSMGINRPTPQSPAGANMSNIPRESEFCSSTNSTGNDEHLDVGIGQVPVKYPRLIYKPEIFFAFGSPIGMFLTVRGLKRIDPNYKFPTCKGFFNIYHPFDPVAYRIEPMVVPGVEFEPMLIPHHKGRKRMHLELREGLTRMSMDLKNNLLGSLRMAWKSFTRAPYPALQASETAEETEAEPESSSEKPSDVSTEENLVAVKQEAPPIHVGMLNGGQRIDYVLQEKPIESFNEYLFALQSHLCYWESEDTVLLVLKEIYQTQGIFLDQPLQ is encoded by the exons ATGTCATCAGTGGAATCACACGAGGAACAATTGTCCCAGTCAGATCCATCCCCGTCACCAAACTCATGTAGTTCCTTTGAGCTAATAGACATGGATGCTGGCAGTTTGTACGAACCCGTTTCTCCTCATTGGTTTTATTGTAAGATAATAGATTCTAAGGAGACATGGATTCCTTTCAACTCTCAGGATTCACAGCAGCTGGAAGAGGCATACGGCTCTG GAAAAGACTGTGATAGGAGAGTTGTGCCCACTGATGGGGGCAGATACGATGTTCATTTGGGGGAGAGGATGCGGTACGCCGTATACTGGGATGAGCCAGCATCGGAAGTGAGGCGCTGTACCTGGTTTTACAAGGGAGACAAAGATAATAAGTATGTTCCGTACTCGGAGAGCTTCAGCCAAGTGTTAGAG gaaacttACATGCTTGCTGTAACTctggatgaatggaaaaagaaactgGAGTCTCCCAACAGAGAAGTTATTATATTGCACAATCCAAAG cttATGGTACATTACCAGCCACTCGCAGGGTCTGATGAATGGGGTTCAACACCCACTGAGCAGGGCCGACCTCGAACAGTGAAGAGAGGGGTTGAGAACATCTCTGTTGACATTCATTGTG GGGAACCTTTACAGATAGATCACTTGGTTTTTGTAGTCCATGGGATCGGACCAGCCTGTGATCTCCGCTTTCGAAGCATCGTACAGTGTG ttaATGATTTTCGCAGTGTTTCTTTGAACCTGCTGCAGACGCATTTTAAGAAAGCCCAAGAAAATCAGCAGATCGGGAGGGTAGAATTTCTCCCAGTCAACTGGCACAGTCCTTTGCATTCCACTGGTGTGGATGT AGATCTGCAGCGGATAACTCTGCCCAGCATTAACCGCCTAAGGCACTTCACCAATGACACGGTTCTGGATGTCTTCTTCTACAACAGCCCCACCTACTGTCAGACTATTGTGGACACAGTTGCTTCTGAAATGAACCGGTTATATGTACTTTTTCTGCAGAGGAACCCGAATTTCAAAGGGGGCGTATCCATCGCTGGTCATAGTTTAG GTTCACTTATATTGTTCGATATCCTAACAAATCAGAAAGATTCTTTGGGGGATGTTGACAGTAAAAAG gaTTTGCCAAGTATTTTCATGGATCAAGGAGACATACCAACACTGGAGGAAGATTTGAAGAAACTTCAGCTCTCTGAATTCTTTAGTATCTTTGAGAAGGAGAAAGTAGATAAGGAAGCTCtg GTTTTATGTACAGACAAAGATCTTCAGGAAATGGGAATTCCCTTAGGACCAAGAAAGAAGATACTAAACTACTTAAGGACCAGAAAAAATTCAATG ggTATTAATAGACCAACCCCGCAATCACCTGCAGGGGCGAATATGTCGAACATCCCCAGAGAATCGGAGTTCTGCAGTAGTACGAATAGTACTGGAAACGATGAGCATCTGGATGTGGGCATTGGGCAG GTGCCTGTAAAATACCCCCGGCTCATCTATAAACCAGAAATATTCTTTGCCTTTGGATCTCCCATTGGAATGTTCCTTACTGTCCGAGGCCTAAAAAGAATTGACCCCAACTACAAATTTCCAACATGCAaaggtttcttcaatatttaTCACCCT TTTGATCCTGTGGCCTATAGGATTGAACCAATGGTGGTCCCAGGAGTAGAATTTGAGCCAATGCTGATCCCGCATCATAAAGGCAGGAAGCGGATGCACTTAG AACTGAGAGAGGGCTTGACCAGGATGAGCATGGACCTTAAGAACAACTTGCTAGGTTCGCTGCGGATGGCCTGGAAGTCTTTTACCAGAGCTCCATACCCTGCCTTACAAGCTTCAGAAACtgcagaagaaactgaagcagaaCCTGAATCAAGTTCAGAGAAGCCTAGTG ATGTCAGCACAGAAGAGAACCTTGTGGCGGTTAAACAAGAAGCGCCCCCCATCCATGTGGGAATGCTGAATGGAGGCCAGCGCATCGACTATGTGCTACAGGAGAAGCCCATTGAAAGTTTTAATGAGTATTTATTTGCTTTACAAAGTCATCTATGCTACTG ggAGTCTGAAGATACAGTATTGCTGGTCCTCAAAGAAATCTACCAAACCCAGGGTATCTTCCTTGATCAGCCTTTACAGTAA